From the Ipomoea triloba cultivar NCNSP0323 chromosome 8, ASM357664v1 genome, the window cttgTTGTAAATTCAACATTATTTAGCTTAGTCTTTCGGAATGCCATCGGAAAAACAAGAACAATACAGAGAATAGAGAGGGAAAATTAAAGGAAAGAGATAGACTAGAATGCAGGAAGTGTGACTTTTATTAATAActgacaaatatatatacatacaatatgGGAAAACTGAATACCGACTAGAAACTGAATACCGACtagaaaataagataatggtCATATATCAAAGTAAATATTTATAACCCTTCTCTTTGGCCATTATCTAATCATACTCATACTTTGTTAAAAATCTCACTATAAAATTTAGTGGGGAAAACCTAGTCGATGAAAAGAGTGCATGAAGTATGTTAAATCATGTGTTGCACTAGTtgtctcattaaaaaccttaacctAATAAAACCCAGTGAAAAAAGAACTAAACtaaggggaaaaaaatataCAGCCATAGGCCTTCAGGACATAACGTTGTCGCTCCACCCCTCCCCCTCATTCCCCCCTTGAAGACAACAACCTTTCAAGCTTTTGCATCCTAATTTTATGAACATATGTAGGCAGGGACTTAGTAAACGAATCCGTGAGACTGTCActaaagtgaaatttttatataatcaaattagtttaatttaatgagaattaatagaaattaattttgaaaaattgatcAGAATTAacgcattttaaaataatatacctcaAAAAGTTCATGACCGAGGGGATAAAGCACCAAACAGTGCAACAAAACACCGAATAGTGTAACAAAACATTAGAATGTGCTTGATGAACAAAGCACTATAAAGTGCTTATGCACCAAATAGGTTGCATTATATTAAGGCACCAAAATGTGATGTGTTTTAATGAGCACCAAAAAGGTGCTAAACCTCAAAAACCACCGTAAGGTGGTTAATCATGAACatcatttaatttctttgttttctaaTCTTAAGtagtttattttgagaattaaatttttatttatgaaacaCAAGCTTATTACTCTCATATATGACATTGAGAGTCATTCAGAGTATATATAACAGTTTGGAACATAGCATTATAGGGATCTAACAAATAGTAATATCCAAGTAACCCACCAAACATCCATATCGAAATTCGATCATGTGATTGGCCATTTAGAATAGTAATAGAGGTGTCATCAGAGTACATAACAGTTAGCTAGCATaatctattttaaaatattaaatacatgtttctttatttaaataaaaaacaaaattaagctATATTGACATGACATCCATgtattaaaaaatcataattttctAGTCAATCCATACGCGTGAGGGagtaaagaaaaataatgaataaatgcAGTATTATTGGTGTATGTATAAAAGGTTGGCAAAGTGTAAATAGGTAGGAGCAAGTTGCAGGAGGTTGATGGGGACTTGATTGTTGTTGAAGTTAATGAGAGTCTCGTGGAGGGCGTGAAAAGGGTGAAACCATTGAAAACGATTTGTGTCTCGCACCTTAAAAGTCCGGTCCAGGTTCAAAGTCTACAACACCAAGTGGATGATGGGTATCCCTTTTAACTCTTTCTCCCATTTCCTCCCACTTGCCCCACTTGCATACTTCACGTTTTTTAAGACTTGTCCTTTGGaatacatacataataaaatatatgaatacgTATACGTATAATACAATCTCGTAATTTGTTCTAATGACGAAAGAAATTCGGAACTATTATTTGAATGTGCATACGGAGTAAATCCCAATTCAGTTTGATGATCCTAGTGGGTGATGAACATATTAGAGATGAACACAGAACAAATCGATGTGATGGATCATAGTAAGACGGGTCCAGTTGGACATGGGATCCTAGGATCGAGTCCCGTGCTCGGCCACGGCTGCCAAAATCAAGTCCATGGCCCAACCCCAAGCCTCTTAGGCGAGCCCTGCGCTCGGCCTAGGCCTAGGCCTTTGGCCCCATGCTACAAAGGCTGAGCCCCGTGCTCGGCCACGAGCACCAAGGCCGAGCCCCGTGTTCGGCTTGGGCCTGGGCCTCAGCCCCTAGGTTGTCAAAGCCGAGCCCTGGGGCTCGACCTAGGTCAAGTAATTTGGATCACCCGAATTAATTTAATCCATCATTGGCAAAAAAGCATAAGGAGATAAACTAACATAAGTTACCTATAGGTGACAGACTCAAACCAAAGTCAATAGATCATTTTCGATAGGGTTCgaatttgtaacattgtggttactaagtcaaTAGTCTGGCAAACTTAATTGAATTCTcgtaatttttcatttataatacccctccatcccattttatttATCTGGTTCAATTAGAATTTAATTTgacataatatttaatttattatttgtatataaaattcaaatggtTAGACattacattacatatattattaaacacataaaatttaatttaataattacaaaataaacattaaaaaatatgcAAGAAAGCAAGTACTCTGTATTTACCGTATTTGACAAATAAACATAACATTGGGAAGAATAGTTTTGGtactaaatcaagaaaagtGGGTGGGAGGGACTAGGGAGGGTATTAtccttttgtttatttatttattttaatttaccttttaaagtTTATCCACTTGTGTATTTTTCTACGTATTTCCGTCTAAAAATACAGCAAAAagtatatagaaaaaaaataataaaataaaatagagagcCAAGAGATGTGGATGATACAGAAAGCAACTGAATCATTTTGGACCATTCAGCCATTGGAGCTTCCTTCTCTTCCAATGTCTTTTTGACTTTTGATTCGCTCAATCCTCTCGCCGCTGCAAGAGTTGCTAACCTCCGCAATACTGTCGGCGGATGACGGCCGACATGATGAGCGCCGATAGAAGAACCGACGTAGAGGATGAGTACATTAGGAGGCACCACAAGCACGAGGTCAGGGAGAATCAGTGTAGTTCCTGTCTTGTAAAGCACATCAGAGCTCCAGTTCATCTTGTAAGTCTCTCCTATACAACTTCTCTTTCCATATTTTGATTTCTCTGTTTGTTTCTATTGAGTTATGCTTAGATCTGCGTTCTCACTGTGATTTTTTATTGAAAGTTTTGTTTCGTTGCGGATTAATGCTTAGTTCGTATTATACCGGTTTGATTTCGGTTCCGCTGTAACCAGGTTACAGTTGCGCCTGAGGAGAATGAATAATTGTGAATTTTCTGCAAAATCGTGTTCATCTGAAGATGTATATTCTTTTTTTCCTCTGAGATGAAAGGAACAAAAATGCGTTTACTTGTTAATATGTTATTAGTCCTGTTTAGGTTGGAGTAAATATTTCAAGCAGGTTGGTGTAGAGATGTTTGATTGGCGGTTATATGGACTCCTTTAGTACTGGATGGTTTACAAACCAATAGTTCATGCTTTGAATCAAATGAACAGAATTCTAGCCATAAATGTGATTATATACAAGTAATATGATAAATTGAGAACCGGATATGAATGTTCGTTCTTGTTTGATCttattcaaattttttgttgtttgcaGGTTTGGTCATTGGTAAGGAGGTTTGATCAGCCTCAGAGGTACAAACCGTTTGTGAGCAGGTGTATTGTGCAGGGCGACCTTGAAATTGGAAGTGTTAGAGAAGTTAATGTTAAGTCTGGCCTTCCAGCCACCACCAGCAAGGAGAGGCTAGAGCTACTGGATGACGACGAGCACATATTTAGCATGAGGATTGTTGGTGGAGATCACAGGCTAAGGGTATGAATCTCAAGCTTATCATTGATTGGAATTGTGTGATTTAGCCCTTTCCAAACTTGATAAACCAAAAATCCCTTCCTCAGGACAAATCCCTTTGTCAGTAGGACCATAGGAAGTCAAATTAGAACCTTTGGAGATATGCTTCAATTCTCTAAtttcttttctccttttttcctttctttgtttTCGGCTTTTCAATTTAGAAATACTAGCACCCATTTTCTCTGTTTTCCTTTCTCCAATCAGCTTTCCATTTCTTCACAGAAACGAAAACGCATGAATatccattttcttcttttagtTCAATTACTTGATACTAGTGGACGTTGTGTGTTCTGTGTTGCATTTGCCTGAACACTTTGGCCTTGTAGGCTGTGGCTGTTCTTTGAAATGGCAGTGTGGTTGGCTTAGGTGCAGGGCCGGTAAAGGTACTGAGTTGTGATAGAGTAATCTTTTTTGTCATTCGGGAATTTGATCagctattttctttttctttttgtacttCTTGCTCGCAAGGATTAGCGTAGAATTTCACAGGTTGTTCTTAAGTTTCATCCCGAGTCCCAACTTCTAATTCTTTCTCATCCCGCATTTAAAAACATGCAGAACTACTCATCAATCGTGACTGTACACCCAGAGATCATTGATGGCAGGCCTGGAACATTGGTCATAGAATCATTTGTGGTGGACATCCCAGACGGGAACACCAAGGATGAAACATGCTACTTCGTGGAGGCGCTGATTAAGTGCAACCTCAAGTCATTGGCTGATGTCTCGGAGCGATTGGCAGTACAGGGCCGCACGGAGCCTATTGACAGAGTGTAGAGAGTACAGCAGCAGCAGCGGCGTGGATTTGCGGCTTTGGGGGGTTTAAATTATGGTTGGTAGAGCGTACATGGTTTTTGATTTTAATGCAATGTGAGCAGAGTGATTGGGTAGTATTTGGCCAGTCTCCTCCTATCTTGAAATGTTATATAGTCATGCAGCTTCATTGTAATCAATCTTAAAGATCACCGTGGTTTGTTGCATATGCTCTTGTCTTGTTTAttaccttttctttttccacttCTAATATTTTCCATAAATGAAGATATCATCTTTTGTTGCCTGTATGAATGTATCTAGCTTGGATTGTAAATATTGTATGCTTGTAATTTGTGTCTTCTTGCTAAATGGATATGCAAAAATAGAActctttatattcatttattattttcgGTCCCCACGGATggcggtttaaaaaaaaaaaagaaaaaaaagaaaaaaaaaaaaaagaaacaaaacaaatgaatcgattctttaaaaaaatggttAAGGGTCACATTAGAAGTTTTACTCTAATAGCATGCGCAAAGTGTACATGTAAGGGTGGACATCAAAAATTGATTAGGCGACTCGCGGTTTATTTTCTCCAACTCTCTTAGGCAAGTGTTTAGAGGCATAGGATTGAAGACATCCGGGGTTATTGGGAGACCCAAAGCCTAAAAAATTGATTGGAGGTGATGAAGACTTGTTGTGCGCAAAATATACAAACAATGGTGGACATTGAGAACTGATTAGGCGACTTGCGATTTATTTCCTCTAATGGACAAAATTATTTTAGCGTGGGAGGAAAGACCTGGATCGAATTTCACCAACGACAGggtgggagcaacctctcaaagtttGAGATACCTTATTTACATCTTCccagaaaaaaaattatcattattcttattttcGAAGCGGCCCAAGGTCGCTCTTAGGTAGGATTTACACGGGCCTCTCGATCCTCAAATTTAATGAAAGCACTTCAAAAATGGTGAATATCTTAGTCTTAGGAGGCATTTGGTTGGCAGGTTTTAAGGATAGGAATGAGGTTGGAGATAGGAATGTTTGATAGGAGATTTTTGGATACTGCGAATAAGAATAGAAGGctttaataaaatttacaacACCATCAATTCTTTGGGTTTCATTCTTATTTcttgtttttgaaatttttgatacaattttaaaactagAAGTATAATGAAtagacataataataataggcgCACAATAAAGTAATGGGAAATGACtcaaataagtcatcgaactAGTAGTAATAGactcttaaatttataaataaagtgcaattaggccattgaaattgtaaagaaaataaaatgtaacTAGCAATTTTGGGAGGTTACCATCAGGTAACTTGTTGACTAGAAATGCTATGTGGTTTCGTTAGGTGATTTGTCACTAAGCTATGTATTTTTAGAATTGATGTGGTGCAATAACAACAAGAACAAATATGGTTATGttattgacaaatttttttaaaaagaattagaaaaaaaaaaaaaaacttgactACCATGGTTGGCGACCTCAATCCCTTGTTGACTTTTGATGTCCGCAAATATGTCCAAATTTCGGTAAAGACATGGTATTCGCCTAGATTCGAACtactttgtttacttttgttCGGTTTAGATAATGATGACTTCATCTTCGTTTGAGCAAGAACGAAGATAAGATGAAAAGTCTCATCTTTGACTGTGATGGaagtcaattttttaaattaatatactGCTGCTACTACGCCATACACCCCCCCAATGCCAAATCATCTAAAAGGccacattttatgtttttatttttttttggaaataaagCAAACTTCATTTAACAATAGTCAGAACGTAATACATCAGAAAGAAAAAGGGGAGGCAAAACAAGCCATTCCCTACGATCAGCAGTGAATAAAGCTTCCCGAGCAACCTCATCATGGGCAGCCATATTCGCGGTTTAACGAAAGCAAAACTAATGATTGAAATCATTAGCAATTACACGAATGTCTTCAAGAACTAAATCAAAATAAGAAACCTTTGACGCTTTGTTTAGTCCTTGGATGACCAGCAATGAGTCTACCTCAATTTGCACATAGTTACCTAAAATTTATGTTTAGTTAACAAGTTAcctaaatcaattttttgtttttttttttaataataagtttaAGGGTgttattgaagtttttttttttttaaattttaaatccaaTGGTTTAAtaaatgcattattattattattattattattattatgacttATTAGACTTTTCTTTTATTGGTGACCTCAATCCCTTGTTGACTTTTGATGTCCGCAAATATGTCCGAATTTGGATAAAGACATGGTATTCGCCTAGATTCGAACtactttgtttacttttgttCAGTTTAGATAAGGATGACTTCATCTTCGTTTGAGCAAGGACGAAGATCAGATAAAAAGTCTCATCTTTAACTATGATGGAAgtcaattatttaaattaatatactGCTAATACTATACCATACACCACTCAATGGGAAATCATCTAAAAAGGCCACATTTTATGTTTAGTTAACAAGTTACCTAATTcacttttcttttaataataataataataataataagtttaagGGTGTTAttgaagattttttatttttatttttaaacaatggTTTAAtaaatgcattattattattattattattattattattattattattattattattattattattattattattataagagttaattccagaaatagtccctcaactattgacttttaccaatttttgtcatcAACTTTTAgttttaccaaagttggtcccttaactattgattttgtaccaattttggtccttctgttaaatctatgttaaataggtgttaaaatttgagggcaaaaatgtaaaaccaaatattttaaccttttttcttcactttgtttTCCCTCCTCTatcgcaagattatataaggaacaatgtgagtcaatatatttattttttacattttatgttaaattgtttcaagtaatcaaaaaaaaaaatctgtatttttttttttttgttact encodes:
- the LOC116027814 gene encoding abscisic acid receptor PYL3-like, whose protein sequence is MTADMMSADRRTDVEDEYIRRHHKHEVRENQCSSCLVKHIRAPVHLVWSLVRRFDQPQRYKPFVSRCIVQGDLEIGSVREVNVKSGLPATTSKERLELLDDDEHIFSMRIVGGDHRLRNYSSIVTVHPEIIDGRPGTLVIESFVVDIPDGNTKDETCYFVEALIKCNLKSLADVSERLAVQGRTEPIDRV